One genomic region from Candidatus Nitrosopumilus koreensis AR1 encodes:
- a CDS encoding archease: MSYKFLDHATDAIVEVTAKDLKEAFSVTADAVINLTLDQDKVEEKEQKKFSAHGKDLRYLLFSWLEEIPFILITEGFAIKRIEFEIIQNKDYKINAIAYGEPLDFKKHNFKVEIKAPTFYDMEIRQNGGVFMRFLLDL; this comes from the coding sequence TTGAGTTACAAATTTTTAGATCATGCAACTGATGCAATAGTTGAAGTTACTGCAAAAGATCTTAAAGAAGCATTCTCAGTTACAGCAGATGCAGTAATCAACTTGACACTTGACCAAGATAAAGTAGAAGAAAAAGAACAAAAAAAGTTTTCAGCTCATGGAAAAGACTTACGATACCTATTGTTTAGTTGGTTAGAAGAAATACCATTTATCTTAATTACAGAAGGATTTGCAATTAAAAGAATAGAATTTGAAATTATTCAAAATAAAGATTACAAAATTAACGCTATTGCGTACGGTGAACCACTTGACTTTAAGAAACACAATTTCAAAGTAGAGATAAAGGCTCCAACATTTTATGACATGGAAATAAGGCAAAATGGGGGAGTTTTTATGAGATTTTTGCTTGACTTGTAG
- a CDS encoding VOC family protein: MPRISHFDIPSDNPERAQKFYKEVFDWKFEKWDGPIDYWIVTTGSDKEPGINGGLSKRVPGQIGITNTITVSSINEFSKKIIEKGGQLIIPKMAIPKVGWFAQCADTEMNVFGIIEMDPKAK; the protein is encoded by the coding sequence ATGCCAAGAATTTCACACTTTGATATTCCATCAGATAATCCAGAAAGAGCACAAAAATTCTACAAAGAAGTTTTTGATTGGAAGTTTGAAAAATGGGACGGGCCAATAGACTATTGGATAGTTACAACAGGTTCGGACAAAGAACCTGGGATTAACGGAGGATTATCAAAAAGAGTTCCAGGTCAAATCGGCATAACAAATACAATTACAGTTTCATCAATTAATGAATTTTCAAAAAAAATTATTGAGAAAGGAGGACAATTGATTATTCCAAAAATGGCAATCCCTAAAGTAGGATGGTTTGCACAATGTGCAGATACAGAAATGAATGTTTTTGGAATTATTGAAATGGATCCAAAAGCAAAATAA